One Tunturibacter gelidoferens genomic region harbors:
- a CDS encoding thiamine pyrophosphate-dependent enzyme has translation MHSRLPPNDWRHCASPLQLPFAPDTYQWTTDTGCRSTLAIAATLVRPSEKVLSISGDGGFLFSSMELRASKLKRISLKTGFSPSSTHRTFWPRELAQNVTFRKHLTTRDLGASQSLESLD, from the coding sequence TTGCATTCGAGATTACCGCCAAATGATTGGAGGCATTGTGCGTCACCTTTACAGCTTCCGTTCGCGCCAGATACCTATCAATGGACAACAGACACTGGGTGTCGCTCTACCCTGGCTATCGCAGCGACTCTTGTTCGCCCATCAGAGAAGGTCCTCTCAATTTCAGGAGACGGTGGCTTTCTCTTTTCCAGTATGGAGCTCAGAGCCTCTAAGCTGAAACGGATTTCTTTGAAAACGGGGTTTTCACCAAGTTCGACGCACCGAACCTTCTGGCCACGTGAACTTGCTCAAAACGTGACTTTCAGGAAGCATCTGACCACTAGAGATCTAGGAGCCAGCCAATCTCTCGAAAGCTTGGATTAA
- a CDS encoding efflux RND transporter permease subunit encodes MSHKSEAEYIAHTHNTARFFVDNRQLSLVILFALCMWGWYSFQHMTKRKDPKIPVRVAVAYTQWPGATAQEVEQLVTRQVEQTMAQNSLLKPPSASDFGIRSFSFPNLSMVYVQLDDQVSDPKKQFTEINLKLNALNSSLPQGAGPIQFNSDFGDTAALMLTVASPPANEVEVALRARSVRSAIVETRAAEPRKSAQPRVTIVNAFPLTISASLMRDSFISFIQSAIQTRMISDPYFFEGSGFIGVDVGTLLTDEELRRGGDQLVLEKLHRSEIHPDAWPAVFIRSPDDAETRLSAVAGDRYSYRELDDFTDLISRTLQGAHEVAKIERKGVLPEQIYLDYSQERLAQYGMTPSKLKDILTARNTTLPGGQLEVGPASIQINPSGKFTDPRQIGDVIVGSSSSAAQSPVYLRDLVNISRAYQSPARYLNYLTWADKQGHWHRSRAITIAVQVKDGEQIDAFGRSVSDKLAAVKQYLPEDLVFARTSDQPLQVKENISLFMDSLYEAVVLVVMVSWIGFWEWRSALLMAIAIPITLAMTFGVLYLIGIDIQQVSVATLIIALGLLVDDPVIAGDSIKHALAEGHPSIIAAWLGPTKLANAIVYATVTNIVAYLPFLMITGSTGEFLFSLPIVMTVALVASRFVSMTFLPVLGYYLLRPEKSAERSLEEQRKQGFFGAYARVAKYSIEHRWKFFFSSLLFLAAGIFIFSRLSTSFFPEDVQYWSYIDVWLPNDANIGTTNATALRAEQIIREQAARFTKEHEHQLKQHDLLRYVTTFVGGGGPRFWFSASPQGQQLNYAQILIELRDKEMTPEFIRTLQPILTSSIPGAHLDARQLLTNPMDYPIEIRISSTADLSAQQEIEDTRKLQAVASKVEDIFRSIPIAERTRNEWEQPNAQIALTIDPDRANLAGITNMDVANSSTAGISGSTVGVLQEGQKQIPIVARLRMNERAQLSDIQDLYIYGSQDNNKIQLAQISDINHDLVTGRIVRLEQFRTINVRSFPIAGHLSSEVLKVAMPKLRELGASLPPGYKIQIGGEYDKTKNGFRNLAMVMMISVALVFLALVFQFKNAVKPVLVLAAAPYGMIGAFAALWIMGEPFGFMAFLGVASLVGVIVSHSIVLFDFIEERRIAGDDFELALIDAGILRLRPVLITVFATVLALVPLAMHGGPLWKPLCYAQIGGLLVATVVTKLQVPVMYAIFVLDLKILKWDVAEKESVAQTTSA; translated from the coding sequence ATGAGCCACAAGTCTGAAGCCGAGTACATCGCTCACACACACAACACGGCGCGCTTCTTCGTGGACAACCGACAGCTCTCGCTGGTCATTCTTTTCGCGCTCTGCATGTGGGGCTGGTATAGCTTCCAGCACATGACCAAACGCAAAGACCCGAAGATCCCCGTGCGTGTAGCCGTCGCGTACACACAATGGCCCGGAGCAACTGCGCAAGAGGTCGAACAACTCGTCACTCGACAGGTTGAGCAGACAATGGCGCAGAACTCATTACTCAAGCCGCCATCTGCCTCCGATTTCGGCATTCGCTCTTTCAGCTTTCCGAATCTCTCAATGGTCTACGTTCAACTCGATGACCAAGTGAGTGATCCAAAAAAACAGTTCACCGAAATAAATCTGAAGCTGAATGCGCTCAACAGCAGTTTGCCGCAGGGTGCAGGCCCCATTCAGTTCAACAGCGACTTCGGAGACACCGCAGCTCTAATGCTCACCGTCGCTAGTCCTCCAGCGAATGAGGTCGAGGTCGCTTTGCGGGCGCGATCTGTTCGCAGTGCAATCGTGGAAACGCGTGCCGCTGAGCCACGAAAGTCCGCTCAGCCGAGGGTGACCATCGTCAACGCATTCCCCCTCACTATCTCCGCCTCTTTGATGCGCGACTCTTTCATCTCATTCATCCAGTCCGCTATACAAACCAGAATGATCTCCGATCCCTACTTCTTCGAAGGCAGCGGTTTTATCGGCGTCGATGTCGGCACTCTCCTCACTGACGAAGAACTACGCAGAGGCGGAGACCAATTGGTATTGGAGAAGCTGCACCGCTCCGAAATTCATCCCGATGCGTGGCCCGCCGTCTTCATCCGTAGTCCCGACGATGCCGAGACGCGACTCTCTGCGGTGGCAGGAGACAGATATTCGTATCGCGAGCTCGATGATTTCACCGACCTTATAAGCAGGACCCTGCAGGGGGCCCACGAGGTCGCCAAGATCGAGCGCAAGGGAGTACTACCCGAACAGATCTATCTCGATTACTCGCAGGAGAGGCTGGCGCAATATGGGATGACTCCCTCCAAACTCAAGGACATATTGACCGCTCGCAACACGACGCTGCCAGGCGGCCAACTTGAGGTCGGGCCCGCCAGCATTCAAATCAATCCTTCAGGAAAGTTCACTGACCCGCGTCAAATCGGCGATGTTATCGTCGGATCCTCCTCATCCGCCGCACAGAGCCCCGTCTACCTTCGCGACTTAGTGAATATCTCTCGCGCCTACCAGAGCCCCGCGCGCTATCTGAACTACCTCACATGGGCGGACAAGCAAGGTCACTGGCACCGCAGTCGCGCGATCACCATTGCGGTTCAGGTGAAAGACGGCGAACAGATCGACGCTTTTGGCCGAAGTGTGTCGGACAAACTAGCTGCCGTAAAACAATATTTGCCAGAAGACCTGGTCTTTGCTCGCACCTCCGATCAGCCGTTGCAGGTGAAAGAAAACATCAGCCTCTTCATGGATTCACTCTATGAAGCCGTCGTCCTCGTAGTGATGGTGTCGTGGATCGGCTTTTGGGAGTGGCGTTCCGCACTGCTAATGGCGATTGCCATTCCCATCACTCTGGCCATGACCTTCGGGGTCCTGTATCTCATTGGTATTGATATCCAGCAAGTTTCGGTAGCCACTCTCATCATCGCGCTCGGGCTGTTGGTCGATGATCCCGTAATAGCTGGCGACTCTATTAAACATGCACTCGCCGAAGGCCATCCGAGCATCATTGCTGCTTGGCTTGGCCCTACCAAGCTTGCCAACGCTATCGTTTACGCAACCGTCACAAATATTGTGGCGTACCTGCCCTTCCTCATGATCACTGGCAGCACTGGCGAATTTCTCTTCAGCCTACCTATCGTCATGACGGTCGCACTGGTCGCATCGCGCTTCGTTTCGATGACTTTTCTCCCCGTGCTCGGGTATTACCTGCTGCGCCCGGAAAAATCGGCCGAGAGATCGTTGGAGGAGCAGCGCAAGCAGGGCTTCTTCGGTGCCTACGCGCGTGTTGCGAAATACTCCATCGAACATCGTTGGAAGTTCTTCTTCTCTTCCCTCTTGTTCCTAGCAGCCGGGATCTTTATCTTTTCGAGGCTTAGCACCTCCTTTTTCCCAGAGGATGTACAGTATTGGTCTTATATCGACGTTTGGTTGCCGAATGATGCGAATATTGGAACTACCAATGCGACCGCACTTAGGGCGGAACAGATCATTCGCGAGCAGGCCGCGCGCTTCACCAAAGAACACGAGCATCAGTTGAAACAGCATGACCTGCTTCGTTATGTCACAACCTTCGTGGGCGGCGGAGGTCCGCGTTTCTGGTTCTCCGCTTCTCCGCAAGGCCAACAGTTGAACTATGCGCAGATTCTGATTGAACTTCGCGACAAAGAGATGACGCCTGAGTTCATAAGGACACTGCAGCCCATACTGACCTCCTCCATTCCGGGAGCGCACTTGGATGCGCGTCAGTTGCTGACAAATCCCATGGATTATCCCATCGAAATTCGCATCTCCAGCACCGCTGACCTGAGCGCGCAACAGGAGATCGAAGACACTCGCAAACTGCAGGCTGTCGCATCCAAAGTGGAAGACATCTTCCGTTCGATTCCAATTGCGGAGCGCACTCGCAACGAATGGGAACAGCCGAACGCGCAGATCGCCCTTACCATCGATCCGGACCGCGCCAACCTGGCCGGGATCACCAATATGGACGTAGCGAACTCGTCGACCGCAGGAATCAGTGGGTCGACGGTCGGCGTCCTGCAGGAAGGCCAGAAGCAGATTCCGATCGTAGCTCGTCTGCGTATGAATGAGCGCGCACAGCTCTCGGACATTCAGGACCTCTACATCTATGGCTCGCAGGACAACAACAAGATTCAGCTCGCGCAGATTTCGGATATCAACCACGACCTGGTGACTGGGCGCATCGTCCGCCTGGAGCAGTTCCGCACCATCAATGTGCGCAGCTTTCCTATCGCGGGGCATCTGAGTTCCGAAGTCTTGAAAGTCGCCATGCCAAAGTTGCGCGAGCTTGGAGCGTCTCTGCCGCCCGGCTACAAAATCCAGATTGGAGGCGAATACGATAAGACAAAGAATGGCTTCCGCAACCTCGCCATGGTCATGATGATCTCAGTCGCGTTAGTCTTCCTGGCCCTCGTCTTCCAGTTCAAGAACGCCGTCAAACCCGTGCTGGTCTTAGCTGCAGCCCCCTACGGCATGATCGGCGCCTTCGCCGCGCTATGGATCATGGGTGAACCATTCGGGTTTATGGCGTTTCTTGGCGTCGCAAGCCTTGTCGGCGTCATCGTCAGCCACTCCATCGTTCTCTTCGACTTCATTGAGGAGCGGCGCATTGCCGGAGACGACTTCGAGCTCGCTCTGATCGACGCGGGCATCCTCCGCCTTCGTCCTGTGCTGATAACCGTGTTCGCAACTGTGCTGGCACTTGTGCCCCTAGCGATGCATGGTGGCCCGCTTTGGAAGCCACTCTGCTACGCGCAGATAGGAGGGCTCCTGGTCGCAACCGTGGTTACGAAACTTCAGGTGCCGGTAATGTATGCAATCTTTGTACTCGACCTCAAAATCTTAAAGTGGGACGTGGCCGAGAAGGAATCCGTCGCTCAAACTACCAGTGCCTGA